One window from the genome of Penaeus monodon isolate SGIC_2016 chromosome 2, NSTDA_Pmon_1, whole genome shotgun sequence encodes:
- the LOC119579629 gene encoding uncharacterized protein LOC119579629: MHRSRIWNLVLVAACAIVASDHADAAPKTMVDHKINFGWPSFFNPEMGMMREKHKKNKKKKEQEEGEGNEVDTSTEEDHYEDLIDYTLKGGLRGTLLLLNSSSVTDVMMPEGKVGNLTEVASKIMQEEEEEEKKKKEQEEGEEEEQAGVRMRTPLVVKKRTPELGKYGAKVTFFTGAEPTKFIYYGNWCGRGGRSAPVDNLDRCCLEHEMCYGRTVRECPDVWKKPYNMMYAWTPLDEEVVCVRSESYCINHVCECDREAALCFQHYLSAPEEIATHLGTKSE, translated from the exons ATGCATAGATCCAGGATATGGAATTTGGTACTGGTCGCGGCGTGTGCCATCGTTGCCTCCGATCATG CTGACGCGGCGCCCAAGACGATGGTGGACCACAAGATCAACTTCGGATGGCCGAGCTTCTTCAACCCCGAGATGGGAATGATGAGGGAGAagcacaagaaaaacaagaagaagaaggagcaggaggaaggagaggggaacgaGGTGGACACGAGCACCGAGGAGGATCACTACGAGGATCTCATCGATTACACACTCAAG GGCGGCCTCCGAGGGacgctcctcctcctcaactcGAGCTCGGTGACGGACGTGATGATGCCAGAGGGGAAGGTGGGCAACCTGACGGAGGTGGCGAGCAAGAtcatgcaggaggaggaggaggaggagaagaagaagaaggagcaggaggaaggcgaggaggaagagcaagCCGGGGTGAGGATGAGGACGCCTCTTGTGGTGAAGAAAAGGACGCCAGAGCTCGGCAAGTACGGCGCGAAGGTGACGTTCTTCACCGGCGCCGAGCCCACCAAGTTCATCTACTACGGCAACTG GTGCGGCCGCGGCGGGCGTAGTGCTCCGGTGGACAACCTGGACCGCTGCTGCCTGGAGCACGAAATGTGCTACGGCAGGACGGTGCGCGAGTGCCCGGATGTGTGGAAGAAGCCCTACAACATGATGTACGCCTGGACGCCGCTCGACGAGGAGGTCGTCTGCG TTCGGTCGGAGTCGTACTGCATCAACCACGTGTGCGAGTGCGACCGCGAGGCGGCCCTCTGCTTCCAGCACTACCTGTCGGCGCCCGAGGAGATAGCGACGCACCTCGGCACCAAGTCGGAATAG
- the LOC119581850 gene encoding gigaxonin-like → MNRQEYSTGSLHASRILGGLASLRRLEVLCDGNVKLLDGSIKVSRALLAAGCPYFRVLYEFEEDAQQGLHRTAEPMLEITCKTFEVILDFIYTGHIVLDFENIQDILQASDLLLMTELKELCVQYLMSIIEAENCLGILELAQRFSCPRLVCFTKDFICQHFKYREVVRTEEFRNLSEERLKDLLSQDGLAVKSELDILTALVVWLNTNQLKSPDVESLVTCCLRESADLKYDPKFQRALQDLRAATPPWDSPGAMMVLDALKKTRRIRSIRERGTKTVLACGDDEGGIYLVDILSSGKYSGSHVKLPPMCIPRIKPTLVVEGGYLFALGGGNKSGEAKNDVQRYDPLSNSWTLMAPMPFACFLPMVVSYAGKLYVTGGCDINESELQITNFEEFDIYANKWRSLPPIPNMRHGAALAVSDGKIYFIGGSPWIELPDGSPYYRVLDAVEIFCIKEEIWVAGPQLKERRRQAAAVNYKGDIYVIGGIRPLECPSAQGRTKVTGTETLFKESQMGWTSMTKLQIPLEAKYKTVALANNEHIIIIGKNDNFTFMRDNCFIMVGSGWGLVPGAESILTSGTKYFCSYALLSLPSAAMHDLYPEDSL, encoded by the exons ATGAACAGGCAGGAATATTCAACAGGATCTCTCCATGCATCAAGAATACTGGGGGGACTTGCATCACTTCGCAGATTAGAAGTCCTATGTGATGGCAATGTAAAACTCTTAGATGGCAGTATCAAAGTTAGTCGTGCATTACTTGCAGCTGGTTGCCCCTATTTCAG AGTTTTGTATGAGTTTGAAGAGGATGCACAGCAAGGTTTACATCGCACTGCAGAGCCAATGTTAGAAATCACTTGTAAAACCTTTGAAGTCATCCTTGATTTCATTTATACTGGTCACATTGTTCTAGACTTTGAAAATATCCAAGACATATTACAAGCCAGTGATCTCCTACTAATGACTGAGCTAAAA GAGCTGTGTGTCCAGTACCTGATGAGTATTATTGAAGCAGAAAATTGTCTGGGCATACTTGAACTAGCACAGAGATTTTCATGTCCAAGACTTGTATGCTTTACTAAAGATTTTATTTGCCAGCACTTTAAATACAG GGAAGTTGTACGAACAGAAGAGTTTCGTAACCTGAGTGAGGAACGTTTAAAAGATCTCTTGTCACAAGATGGACTTGCAGTTAAATCAGAATTAGATATTCTCACAGCTCTAGTAGTATGGCTAAATACCAACCAGCTGAAATCACCTGATGTGGA ATCCCTAGTTACATGCTGCTTGCGAGAATCTGCAGACTTAAAGTACGATCCAAAGTTTCAAAGGGCTTTACAAGATCTGAGGGCTGCCACACCACCATGGGACTCCCCAGGAGCTATGATGGTGCTTGATGCCCTGAAGAAGACAAGGAGAATTAGGTCCATCAGGGAAAGAGGCACCAAAACGGTCCTTGCATGTGGGGATGATGAAGGTGGTATATATTTGGTGGATATCCTGAGTTCAGGCAAATATTCTGGATCCCATGTTAAGCTACCACCCATGTGTATCCCAAGAATTAAACCTACACTTGTTGTGGAAG GTGGGTACCTCTTTGCTCTTGGTGGAGGCAATAAGAGTGGAGAAGCCAAAAATGATGTTCAGCGATATGACCCACTCTCCAATAGCTGGACTCTGATGGCTCCAATGCCATTTGCATGTTTTCTACCTATGGTTGTATCTTATGCAGGAAAGCTGTATGTAACAGGTGGATGTGATATTAATGAG AGTGAATTACAAATAACAAACTTTGAAGAATTTGATATATATGCCAATAAGTGGAGATCACTTCCACCAATTCCAAATATGAGGCATGGAGCAGCTCTGGCAGTGAGTGATGGAAAAATATACTTTATTGGAGGTTCTCCTTGGATAGAATTACCAGATGGAAGTCCATATTATAGAGTGTTGGATGCAGTGGAGATATTCTGCATTAAGGAAGAG ATTTGGGTAGCTGGTCCTCAgctgaaagaaaggagaaggcaaGCAGCAGCAGTTAATTATAAAGGAGATATTTATGTGATTGGAGGCATAAGACCACTGGAGTGCCCCAGTGCTCAGGGTCGCACCAAAGTAACAGGCACAGAAACGCTCTTCAAAGAATCACAGATGGGCTGGACCTCTATGACTAAGCTCCAAATCCCTCTAGAAGCCAAATATAAAACTGTGGCTCTGGCAAATAAtgagcatatcatcatcattggaaaAAATGACAATTTTACATTTATGCGTGATAATTGCTTCATTATGGTTGGCAGTGGCTGGGGACTAGTGCCAGGAGCTGAGAGCATACTGACATCTGGAACAAAGTATTTTTGCAGTTATgctctcttgtctcttccttcTGCTGCCATGCATGATTTATACCCAGAGGATAGTTTATAG